The Treponema succinifaciens DSM 2489 region ATTTATAATGAACGGAATTTCAGCACAGGTTGGAGCATTGAGCAATTCGCGCGGAATAAAAGAAGAGGAGTGGTTTGTCGTCAGGAATTCAAAAATGCCGAGCGTCCTTATAGAACTTGGTTTCCTTACAAACAAAAAAGAAGGCTTGCTTTTGAACGATGACAAGTACTTGCAGAAACTGTCTCTTGGAATATATAATGGGCTTCAAGAATTTGTGACGAATTTTGAGCGGACCCGCGGATTTACAGGAAACTAAAATTGAATAGAAAATCAAAAGTAAATATTTTCGCGCTTGTTTTTGCAGGCGTATTATTTGGCTCGCTGATTGTTTCGGGCGCGGCTTTTTATTTTTATAAGTATCATTGCAGGCAGATTTTTTATTTTGAATCCTATGATTCAAGCCGGATTTGCACAGAAACACGTTATTCAGAAAAAAAGGACGGAGATGAGGAAATAAGAGCTTTTGTTGACGACCTTTTGCTTGGACCTATGACAAACCGCTTTAAATTTCTTTTTTCTCCTGGAACAAGAACTGAATTCTGCTTTTCAAACGGAAAAGAGCTTTACGTTGGACTTTCAAAGCAGGCTCTTTTTGTCGATTCAGAAACGTTCAATATGAGGAAAAATGTCTCATTGCTAAGAAAAAATATTGTGAAGAATTTCACAAATATCAATAAAATTTATATATATATCGATGGAAAGCCTGTGTTTGCGGAAAAATAGCTTTTGTTTGCCTGTTTTATTTTGCGGTTGTTTTATACAAAAAAAAATAAAATAAAATAAGTTGACAAAAATGTTTTCTTAATAGATACTGTTATAACAAGGCTACATCATATATGTATTAAAAGGAGCTTCTAATGAAGAGGACTTTATTTTTAACCGTTGCTGCAATGATTTTGGCAGGTTCAGTTGCTGTTGCAAGAGAATCAGTTCTTATTGATTTTTCACAGCTCGATGCAGACACTGTAGCAGACGAAAACGGAAATCCAACACAGAACAGCAGAACTGTAATGGATTATTCTGTTGCTGCCGGCGCGACTTTCACAAGTGATCAGAAAACACTTATGAAGACTTCACTGGCTCTTCCTGAATGGGAAGTTTTACTTAATTCTTCTGCCAAGAACCCGGTTTCTGTTGCTCTTTCTCAGGTAGTTGCTGCTCCTGTAAAAGAATCAGCAGATGTTCCTTTCGCTGGAAAGAATGTAATGGGCGTTCGTGTTATTTTCCCAACATGGGCAAACAATGCAAATGCAAAAATCGTTCCTGCATTCGATATTCCTGCTTACGAGCCACTTTCTGACGCTGATGAAAACGGTGAGCGCCAGAAGCCAACAGATGAGCAGAAAGGAAAATATCTTTTTGAAGACGGATACGGTGTTGTAAGAAACGTTGGCACATTGAAATCAATTGCTGTTACAACAATGGGTATGAACTATCCACATGCTCTTTATGTTCTTCTTAAAGACAATGACGGAGTAGAGCGCCGCTATCTTATGGGAAATCTCTATTTTGACGGATGGAAAACTCTTATTTGGAACAACCCGGATTATATTTCAGAAGTTCGCACTCGTGAAATCAGAGTTTACCCAATCTATCCACGCGGAATTCCATTTGTAAAATTCGCTGGATTCCAGGTTGCACGTGATGCTTCTCACATCGGAGACAACTTCATTGGTTACTTCAAAGATGTAAAGGTTATTTATGACCTCGCAATCCTTACTTCTGATCGTGACATCGATGACGAAGACCTTTGG contains the following coding sequences:
- a CDS encoding GerMN domain-containing protein; amino-acid sequence: MNRKSKVNIFALVFAGVLFGSLIVSGAAFYFYKYHCRQIFYFESYDSSRICTETRYSEKKDGDEEIRAFVDDLLLGPMTNRFKFLFSPGTRTEFCFSNGKELYVGLSKQALFVDSETFNMRKNVSLLRKNIVKNFTNINKIYIYIDGKPVFAEK
- a CDS encoding flagellar filament outer layer protein FlaA; amino-acid sequence: MKRTLFLTVAAMILAGSVAVARESVLIDFSQLDADTVADENGNPTQNSRTVMDYSVAAGATFTSDQKTLMKTSLALPEWEVLLNSSAKNPVSVALSQVVAAPVKESADVPFAGKNVMGVRVIFPTWANNANAKIVPAFDIPAYEPLSDADENGERQKPTDEQKGKYLFEDGYGVVRNVGTLKSIAVTTMGMNYPHALYVLLKDNDGVERRYLMGNLYFDGWKTLIWNNPDYISEVRTREIRVYPIYPRGIPFVKFAGFQVARDASHIGDNFIGYFKDVKVIYDLAILTSDRDIDDEDLWGIITKKERDRQNGEMARFGNKQVNRYLEKSKMATEEEFTSSLEENSDSNAQSSTQDSSATVQ